The Pseudocalidococcus azoricus BACA0444 genomic sequence TCCACAGCCTGGTGAGGCTCATCTTCAATTAATGTCTCAACCTCCTTTTAAATCTGATCCTCAATTAACGTCCTCAAAGCTTCTCTAATACCATCCATTAGTTGCTTAATACGTTGTTGTCGCCTGGCTTGTTGGGCGGCGAAATTCAGCGGCTTGGAGCATTAAACACTGTTCAACGTGCATTTTCAGCAGGTCATCACTCGATAAAGTCCCGGTTGCCTCAGCGGAGTGAAGCCGCAACAGATCGCCAGGGACAATTTCAAAGAATTTACAAATCTTTTCAA encodes the following:
- a CDS encoding helix-turn-helix domain-containing protein, with the translated sequence MRDFYCTLDLIAKSKKVSLRKLAEATGVAYTTVHRIARNDYDRIDAGVIEKICKFFEIVPGDLLRLHSAEATGTLSSDDLLKMHVEQCLMLQAAEFRRPTSQATTTY